The following coding sequences lie in one Silene latifolia isolate original U9 population chromosome 5, ASM4854445v1, whole genome shotgun sequence genomic window:
- the LOC141654916 gene encoding uncharacterized protein LOC141654916, with the protein MDHMCSLCRVPGSIETIDHFFRDCVLVKRLWACSPLGISTNFTECICLRNWVINWILFFDSKENSSSSIILFLSMVWSIWRIRNEVIFSGKTFSVDYFYNLQACVAKATLEAEEFATSKASHLGQTSLDPFDTIRSDIRNHFPFFMVGEKGTCKSFRAKVDASWVDSCQASLGWVVYSPEGVRYCTFARSFAAESATQAEAMGIRDLLTWALCHNILHLDIFFDCLQLILQLAGVESPHHLTKGLLQDIEYYFTFFHCLCFTFLPRHLNKVAHNLARAELGL; encoded by the coding sequence ATGGATCATATGTGCTCTTTGTGTCGTGTTCCCGGCTCCATTGAGACTATTGACCATTTTTTCCGTGATTGTGTGTTGGTGAAGCGTTTATGGGCTTGCTCCCCTCTTGgtatttccacaaatttcactGAATGTATCTGTCTACGGAATTGGGTTAttaattggattttgtttttcgATTCGAAGGAGAATTCTTCCTCCTCTATAATTCTCTTCCTCTCTATGGTATGGAGTATTTGGCGTATTCGGAATGAGGTAATTTTTTCAGGTAAGACGTTCTCGGTGGACTATTTCTATAACCTACAAGCTTGTGTGGCTAAAGCTACTTTAGAGGCTGAGGAGTTCGCTACTTCTAAGGCTTCACATCTGGGGCAGACTTCCTTGGATCCTTTCGACACCATTAGAAGTGATATTAGAAATCACTTTCCTTTCTTCATGGTTGGGGAAAAAGGTACTTGTAAGTCTTTCCGTGCTAAAGTTGATGCCAGTTGGGTAGATTCTTGTCAAGCTTCTTTGGGGTGGGTGGTTTATTCGCCTGAGGGAGTTCGCTATTGCACTTTTGCTCGTAGTTTTGCCGCAGAATCTGCCACCCAAGCCGAGGCTATGGGAATTCGAGATCTTCTCACATGGGCTTTGTGTCATAACATCCTTCATTTGGACATTTTCTTTGACTGCCTTCAACTTATTCTTCAACTTGCTGGGGTGGAATCGCCTCACCACTTGACTAAGGGATTGTTGCAGGATATCGAGTACTATTTTACGTTCTTTCATTGTCTTTGTTTCACTTTCTTACCTCGTCATCTTAATAAGGTCGCCCATAACCTAGCTAGAGCTGAATTGGGTCTTTAA